One window of Triticum dicoccoides isolate Atlit2015 ecotype Zavitan chromosome 5A, WEW_v2.0, whole genome shotgun sequence genomic DNA carries:
- the LOC119304371 gene encoding uncharacterized protein LOC119304371 — MPPLAALLLLLWAAASSASAASFTCAKPSTCRSAVAYVVPNATTYEQLASRFSPTATLHHLLAANQLPPHTDTSQAIPAKTAVRIPFRCRCAGGLGQSDLDMYTGGRGDDYFMEVVTANNVAAGKYYGRRPLPCSSDKVDGSHVMHLAYVIVRAGDNISQIAAKYELRESTLLRINNITSSQLLIRQGHILDIPLFQGMGTWSRVHYNSAHRKRRLQGGDFNWTKTLPVSKVWNILKDIGEESSVVNRCSISLMLTMLKFHIDALLGEGMFGAVYKATFKGQEVAVKRIKAEGKLEEFHRELQTVGNTRHENLVDLKGWCGKVRVIDGKTWWKRVIKVELFLVFEFISNGDLEHHLHNNDQVLSWDKRETNSFMSLVLGYIYGVTYCHIDTWNVIIEYFTFTTEKLICRVLFKWHSTKEIFAKCFLTNNSKKKMDYHV; from the exons ATGCCGCCGCTGGCCGCCCTGCTCCTCCTGCTCTGGGCCGCAGCCTCCTCGGCCTCCGCCGCCAGCTTCACCTGCGCCAAACCGAGCACATGCCGATCCGCCGTCGCCTACGTCGTCCCCAACGCCACCACCTACGAGCAACTCGCTTCCCGCTTCAGCCCCACCGCCACCCTTCACCACCTCCTCGCCGCCAACCAACTCCCGCCCCACACCGACACCAGCCAAGCCATTCCCGCGAAAACAGCCGTGCGCATCCCCTTCAGGTGCCGCTGCGCCGGCGGCCTGGGCCAGTCGGACCTGGATATGTACACCGGCGGCCGTGGCGATGACTACTTCATGGAGGTCGTCACCGCCAACAACGTTGCCGCGGGCAAATACTATGGGCGGAGGCCGCTGCCCTGCAGCAGCGACAAGGTGGACGGCTCCCACGTGATGCACCTTGCCTATGTGATCGTCCGCGCAGGCGACAATATCTCCCAGATCGCCGCCAAGTATGAGCTGCGGGAGTCAACGCTGCTCAGGATCAATAATATCACTAGCAGCCAGCTGCTGATTCGCCAAGGCCACATTCTTGATATCCCGCTATTCCAAG GAATGGGCACATGGTCCAGGGTACATTATAACTCAGCACATAGGAAAAGAAGATTGCAGGGTGGAG ATTTTAACTGGACAAAAACTCTCCCTGTTTCCAAAGTATGGAACATTCTTAAGGATATTGGGGAAGAATCATCTGTTGTTAACAGGTGTTCCATCTCCCTCATGCTTACCATGTTAAAGTTCCACAT AGATGCTCTTCTTGGAGAGGGTATGTTCGGAGCAGTATATAAGGCGACGTTCAAGGGCCAGGAAGTGGCCGTGAAGAGAATTAAAGCAGAGGGAAAGCTTGAGGAATTCCATCGCGAGCTCCAGACAGTTGGTAACACGAGGCACGAGAATCTAGTTGACCTCAAAGGATGGTGCGGCAAAGTCAGAGTGATCGATGGCAAGACTTGGTGGAAAAGGGTTATCAAGGTTGAACTCTTCCTCGTCTTTGAGTTCATATCTAATGGCGACCTTGAACACCACCTACACAACAACGACCAAGTTCTATCATGGGACAAAAG AGAAACTAATTCTTTCATGTCTCTAGTGCTCGGTTACATTTATGGTGTTACATACTGTCATATTGATACATGGAATGTTATTATCGAATATTTCACATTCACTACAGAAAAACTCATTTGTCGAGTGCTTTTTAAATGGCACTCGACAAAGGAGATCTTTGCCAAGTGTTTTCTGACAAACAATAGTAAAAAg AAAATGGACTACCATGTATGA